The Hyalangium gracile genome includes a window with the following:
- a CDS encoding M48 family metalloprotease translates to MEPIFTPAQLAEIKAYSLPYYIRAAVNPFVYVGFLALALGPLNKPFYRLAQSSAAWLGSRLGFLRTAPVSRVFLSAMDRLWGEPGWGTALLFALCVDFSLKLVTAPSDFYFGYILEHQYGMSTHTPLTYARDELKELLASVIVVSALVLGLYGLARRLRRWWLVLGVPVALLMLVASALDPYRSRAFYDQTPLEAGPLRTHLTELMARANIAFADVLVEKTSVASNRVQAYFAGQGPTRTIVLNDVLLREFTEGEILAAVAHEAGHVNESQWPSRIASSVALVAFLFAIDRLLKLSAARGWFGTTRFADTRTLPLIPLLIYVVMTVSAPVSAAFSREREREADRYALRLTNDPATFRQMLVKAARLNKMDPEPPRWVVIKGLTHPPIGERVADISVP, encoded by the coding sequence ATGGAGCCCATCTTCACGCCCGCGCAGCTCGCGGAGATCAAGGCGTACAGCCTGCCGTACTACATCCGTGCCGCGGTGAACCCCTTCGTCTACGTGGGGTTCCTGGCGCTGGCGCTCGGGCCGCTGAACAAGCCCTTCTACCGCCTCGCCCAGTCCTCGGCCGCCTGGCTCGGCTCCCGACTGGGCTTCCTGCGCACCGCGCCGGTCAGCCGCGTGTTCCTCAGCGCGATGGACAGGCTCTGGGGAGAGCCCGGCTGGGGAACGGCGCTGCTCTTCGCACTCTGCGTGGACTTCAGCCTGAAGCTCGTCACCGCTCCGAGCGACTTCTACTTCGGCTACATCCTCGAGCACCAATACGGCATGTCCACGCACACGCCGCTGACGTACGCGCGAGACGAGCTCAAGGAGCTCCTGGCCAGTGTCATCGTCGTCTCCGCCCTGGTCCTCGGCCTGTACGGCCTGGCGCGGCGGCTCCGGCGCTGGTGGCTGGTGCTGGGCGTGCCCGTGGCTCTACTGATGTTGGTGGCTTCCGCGCTCGACCCGTACCGCAGCCGCGCCTTCTACGATCAGACGCCGCTGGAGGCCGGTCCCCTGCGCACCCACCTCACCGAGCTGATGGCCCGCGCGAACATCGCCTTCGCCGACGTGCTGGTGGAGAAGACGTCCGTTGCCTCCAACCGCGTCCAGGCCTACTTCGCCGGCCAGGGCCCCACGCGCACCATCGTGCTCAACGACGTGCTGCTCCGGGAGTTCACCGAGGGGGAGATCCTCGCGGCCGTCGCGCACGAGGCGGGCCACGTGAACGAGTCCCAGTGGCCGAGCCGCATCGCCTCCTCCGTGGCGCTGGTCGCCTTCCTCTTCGCGATCGACAGGCTCCTGAAGCTGTCGGCGGCGCGCGGCTGGTTCGGCACCACCCGGTTCGCGGACACGCGCACGCTGCCGCTCATCCCCTTGCTGATCTACGTGGTGATGACGGTGTCCGCGCCCGTCTCCGCGGCGTTCTCCCGCGAGCGCGAGCGCGAGGCCGACCGCTACGCGCTGCGCCTGACGAACGACCCCGCCACGTTCCGCCAGATGCTGGTGAAGGCCGCGAGGTTGAACAAGATGGACCCCGAGCCTCCTCGATGGGTGGTCATCAAGGGCCTGACCCACCCGCCCATCGGCGAGCGCGTCGCCGACATCTCCGTGCCTTGA
- a CDS encoding tetratricopeptide repeat protein — translation MGRVIKYQGDRTMEIRTETVEKLKAFARGQATWAEVEGMSFEEAKSIAQVGCELAAAGRYQEARILFEGLVEGNPKDAASRAALGTVYQKLGRLQDAISEYSAALERDPRNPVALVNRGELYLRQGNRQGFTDVTQAVEADPHGETSAGRRARALVKAITLVAVEKMKESPQA, via the coding sequence ATGGGACGCGTCATCAAGTACCAGGGAGACAGGACGATGGAGATCCGGACCGAGACCGTGGAGAAGCTGAAGGCGTTCGCGCGGGGCCAGGCGACGTGGGCGGAGGTGGAGGGGATGAGCTTCGAGGAGGCGAAATCCATCGCGCAGGTGGGCTGTGAGCTCGCCGCGGCGGGGCGCTACCAGGAGGCGCGCATCCTCTTCGAGGGGCTGGTGGAGGGCAACCCGAAGGACGCGGCCAGCCGGGCGGCGCTCGGCACCGTGTACCAGAAGCTGGGCCGGCTGCAGGACGCCATCAGCGAGTACAGCGCCGCGCTCGAGCGCGATCCGCGCAACCCCGTGGCCCTCGTCAACCGCGGTGAGCTGTACCTGCGGCAGGGCAACCGGCAGGGCTTCACGGACGTGACCCAGGCCGTGGAGGCGGATCCGCACGGCGAGACGTCGGCGGGCCGTCGGGCCCGGGCGCTGGTGAAGGCCATCACGCTCGTGGCGGTGGAGAAGATGAAGGAGAGCCCGCAGGCGTAG